The Ornithorhynchus anatinus isolate Pmale09 chromosome X5, mOrnAna1.pri.v4, whole genome shotgun sequence nucleotide sequence TTTATTATTGCTTACAATCTCAATATTTTCATTTACTGTTTACCAGCCTGATAAAATGAAGTTGGAAAAAATAGGCTACTTTTAGGCTACTATGTCAAGATCGCACCCATGTCTATTCCATTTCTCTAATTCCATAGGTTTAAACTGTATTTTTATTACTGATTATCAGTTCAAATCCCTATAAGTGATTTTTATTACTGATTATCAGTTCAAATCCCTATAAGTGATTTTTATTACTGATTATCAGTTCAAATCCCTATAAGTGTTGGCCTTTCTCCTTGGCATCCAGGTGGGAGATCACCAGTTCAAATTTCTGATTTCCCTTTCTGGCACTGTGGAATCAGTAAATTCAGCCTCCAGATCACCTCAAATCACCTCACACCACTTCCCCAGCCAATTAAAGGAGCTTTATTGACAAGAGCAAATGGAGCACAGTTCTCAGCTGGAAAAGCAGTGGCCAGTGGAAAACTGAAAGCATGTGTGATGATAGTGAGGAACCGAGGTAAGCTGCAGGGTGTTTTAAGCTATGGAAATGGAAAGGACTGTACATGAATCAAAAAGCATTACAAATTTTGGTTCCCTTTTCACTCAGCTAAACAAGCACAGCATTTCAAGATTCACCACCATCACTGGCTTGCAGGATTGCAAGCCCCGCCAGCTCTTCCAAACCTGCAACTCTCTCCTGAAGTTCCCGGTCCTGCTACCACCTCCCTCACTAATTACTGAGGACCTTACCACCTATTTTGCTTATTAAATCGAAACCCTCCAGGGTGATTGTCCCAAAGTTTCTCCATTAGCCTTCAACACTCTACTGCTGCTACttcatctttctcctgcttcccagatgTTTCTCAAGAGgaagaatgtgtttaccaactctgttatattgtactctcctaagcgcttagtatggtgctttgcacacagtaaatgcccaataaatatgattgattgattgagttctccctcctgctctctaaatccaccccctctatctGCACCCATACTATCTCACCTCCTAAAGTaattaactcctactcccttcccctccctcactgctaCTTTCCACCTCACTCTCGGGTGGTTCCTTATCCTCTGTCTTCAAATGTGTTCAAGTCTCTCCCATTCTAAAAAAGCCCTCTATCCTACTGCTCTCTTCAGTGATCGCCCTGTTCATATTCTTGTCCAGACTCCTGGAATGGCTCATATCCAGCGGCTCCCTTCATTTTTTGTCCAACAATGATCTTCTTGGCTCTCTGCAGGCAGGCGTTACTCCACTGAAACTGGTCTCTCCAAGGTCCCCAATGCCTCctcgtagtcagggaatgtgtcttccaactctattatattcattcattcattcaatcgtatttattgagcaaagcactgtactaagcgcttgggagagaacgacactacaataaacagacatgttccctacccacaacgagcttatggtctatcatacctcaagtgcttaatacagtgttttgcatgcagtaagcactcaataaatatgatcaattgattgactgacctcctgGAGCCAAGTCCAAAGGACCCTATTCCGTCCTAATCTTCTTTGGTCTATCACTGCTTTTGACACCGTAGACCTCTGTTTCTTCCTTGGAACATGATCAGGTCTCAGTTTTGCTGGTTTCTCCTTCCTGACTGCTCCTTGTCTGTTTCACTAGATCCTTTTCCACCTTTCATCCATCCCATAAAAATTGTGAATAGTCTGTGAGGATCCATTCTGGATGGCCTAGTCTTTTCACACTACACTCACTTTCTCAGGGAGCTCATCAGCTCCTAAGGATTCACTCACTAAAGGTAGATCGATGGGCAGAGCAAGTGGGCCCCATGCTCCAGGCCTTGTGTTTAGGTGAACGTTGAAGGTAAGAGAACCCCAAAGGACCAACGATGCTGTAGAAGCaaccctgttctccatctcccaaTTCCATCCATCAACTCCCTCTTCTTTGTCCTCCCaggcttcttttccccagcttctgtGTCTGCCTCACCTCTCCTTATCCCATGTTCTTTACCTTGACATTGCATCCTCACTCTCCTCTGCCCTCAACGTTTACTTGCTGACAGAACCCATATTATGGAGGTGGCCCTTGCTGATGTCCACCTCCTGCTTCCAGCTGATGAGCTGGTGAACCATATTCCTTCCCCGCCCTCtgtccccaccttcctctctgaAATATCTCTTACCTGGCTTCTGTGTGCTCATCTTCCTTCACTCCAAAGCCTCCCCACTGCCCTCTGCTAGCCCTTTCTATGCCCATATTTCCACCCAGCACAGCTAGTTTGTAAAGAAAACTTATTCtcctctcaccttccccttcaCTGGCTTGCAGCTCCCACTTCCTATAGTACTGCCAAAGATGTGGCTGAGACTGCGGGAGAAATGAACCCTGGGAAGGGACGATGGTACCCTGCCCTGATCTTACTATGCCCAATTTGTTCCTATTCCCATGGGTTTGTAACCTCACCAGGAAAGGAGCAGGTGTAAGGGgcacaaactaaaaaaaaaaaagccactttaGGTGGAGCCATTTATGGGCAAGGACTTGCCTAGTAAGAGGATGGGAGTGGTGGGTGGGGAAATGTGAGGACACAgaatgggggacgggggagaggtagGTGCATAGAGAAGTCGGGGAATGAAAATTTCAAATAGCTGCAGGGCAACATCAGAGTGAGTTCCTAGTAATCTGGGTTCATCAGCGAGTGAAATATGCCACATTGGGTGGTTGTGAACATTAAGTCCTCTAAAACTGTTGGCAAAGATAAAAAACGCTGTAAACTTTTACTTGTTGCCTTCATCCGTAACTCATTTGGATGATCTACGTATGCAAATTCTTAGCTAATTCCAGTTCTCTAAATAAACTTTATCTTCAGTTATCTGGAAAATTCAAGTCATTGGCTAGTTCATTCTAAAATACATTTGTAGGCCCCAGTGAACCTAAATGTGTGCAGATTTATGCTGAGTGCAATGCTAGAACAaaactctgaataataataatgacaataatagcatttgttaagtacttactatatgccaagtactgtactaagctctggggtagagataagataatcgggggcacacagtctaagtaggagggagaaaagctattgaatccccattttgcagatgagggaactgaggcacagagaagtgaaatgacttagccaaggtcacagagcagagtagtggaggagccaggaactgactcccagttctgtgttcttttcactaggacacactgcttccctatgaaGGCACCATGAAAAGTTGGTCTCAAAATTCCCAAGTTTGACCTAATGCAAAAAGGGAAACCAGAGAATATGGAAGAGTAAAAAGAAAGAAGTCCCTCTCCTGAGACAAAAAACTACACTACAGGTGATGGTCTcctaatgacaatagtaataattacagtagttctttagcacttaccacgtgccaaggactgtactaagttaatcaagttggacacggtccctgaaccacagcccaaataggagggagagcagatcattattttgccagatgaggaatttgaggcacagaaaagttaagtgcccaagctcacacagcaagcaagtggtagcatcaggatttgaaaccaggtccactggctcccagttctgtgctctttccactaggccacactgcttcctagggTGTCTTCTGACATCCAAATGCATTGTTAAGGTGTCCCTGGGCAAGGGCCAGCTTTGGCTTACTGGGTTCCTGGCTCCAAACTATTCAGCCAAACAAGATCCAGAAAAAGTCAAACTATGCAAACTGAAATCATCAGCGTTGCCCGATACAGTGCACACTGAATGTCGGAAAATGAACATAAACCACTGTTTGCAAACGCTCCACCTGAGAAATAATAAGCCTGAAGCTTATGAGGCCCCATGAAAAACGCAAAAAGATCTAGTAACGTATTATGCATATCACTCACTGAAAAGAAAAGGGCTTTTTGTAGGCTTGTCATACATAAAAAAAGCCAAGAATGACTAATGTCAAAAGGAAGAATTCCCACAGGATGGAGAGGTCTAGAATAACATCTTTCTCTGGTAGCACACTGGAACAATGCCAGCAGTGAAATTTACTGAGTCTGAAGGTCATTTTGGAGAAGTTACAGAATAACTCACCTTACATAATTCAAGGAAACAAGATTCTGAGATTCAGCCACTCTGGCCCTACAAGAGTCCACCATGGATAAGAAAGTTGGCTACGCTATTCCAATTTCTGTCTGACGAAGCCATACTGCCCAGACTAGTGCATGTTTTTCAAAACGATCAGAACATAGCAGTAGGGAGCTTTCTGAGACTATCAGATAAATcttgtttcctttatttcctTCATTTTCTAGCCAAATACCCTTTTCTACTTCTGGTTCCTATATACAGTGGCCCTACAGCCCCCATGCTCTTTTCTGCGGTGCCAGGTCTGCAGCAGTGTGTTTCTAAGTGTGCATTTACCATAACATTTCTTCATCCCTCAAATGGCAATtcaaaaattattatcattatagtatttgttaaggacttactatatgtcaaacacagtggtagagacaaaataatcaagttgaatacagtccctgcccacccaggcctcactgtctaagagggagaaaagacaggtattgaatccccattttacagatgaggaaaatgaggcaaagagaagtcaagtaattgcctgaggtcacgcagcaggcaagtggcagaacaggtcctctgattcccaggcctgtgctcttttcactaggccattttgcttcctcAAGTGGAATAATGCTGTTgtttatagaaataataataattaataattatggtatttgttaactgcttactatgtgcaaagcactgttctaagcgctggggttgatacaaggtaatcaggttgccctacgtggggctcacagtcttaatccccattttacagatgaggtaactgaggcacacaaaagttaagtgacttgcccaaagtcacacagccaataagtggcagaaacgggattagaacccatgacctctgactcccaggcccatgctctttccactaagccacgctgcttctctattttgggAACACCAAATTGCACCCTTTTTAAAGTGTAAGAACAGGAAGAGAAGCACTTTGGTTGTAGAACCTAGGCCGATTGGCTAGGAGGCgattagaagggggaaacagtggCTTCTAGGAGATGCAGTCCTGCAGATTCTCAGCAGGGTACTAAGGTAGGAGGCAAATTATTTTCTTGGATTTTGCAAACCACTCTCATCACAAGGAACCTCTCTCATTCATACATCTCTGTATGCATAAATACGTGCATACACCTACTTAGAAAGAAGAAGAGGTTATGTGGCTCACATGCCCCCTTTAAAGCAGAACCACACTTAACCCATTCCTgacagaatcagtgtggcctagtggaaagagcaaaggcctgagagacAAGAAACCTGGTTCTAATTTCTTGttccaccattcatctgctgtgtgaccctgggcaagtcacccaacttctctgggcctcagtttcctcatctgtaaaatgggggctcaatacctattcttccttctattaaaactgagccccctgggggacagggactgtgtctaacctgatcatcttgtatctatcccagcctctataacatagtaagcacttaacaaataacagagttattattattagtacaccttttattcaccccttcctcagcaccatggcacttaataataataatgttggtatttgttaagcgcttactatgtgccgagcactgttctaaacgctggggtagacacaggggaatcaggatgtcccatgtaggactcacagtttttaatctccattttacagatgaggtaaccaaggcacagagaagttaagtgacttgcccacagtcacacagctgacaggtggcagagctgggattcgaactcatgacctctgactccaaagcccgtgctctttccactgagtcacgctgcttctcttgaatacatatccataatttatttattcatatcgatgtccgcctccccctgtctaccaacatgtctgccaactctgttatactgtattctcccatgagCTAAGTACTACTGTCTTCTTTTGCTCCACATTTTGTTACTTTTGGCAGTTCTTAAATAGAAAGTCAAAAGATAAACTTGGATgagaaaacaaaaatcatttcTTACCCCGGGGGGCTTAGTTTTCTTCGGTCACTGCCAAGGAACTTCACCTCTTCTTCCATGTTCTTGTCAGGGGCTGAGGCTCCTACAGCAAGCTGTGGGGAGAGCATCTCCCATTCGTTCTCCTGGGAAACCACTTGCACCGAAAGagctcctgcctcttctccatccacagGCTGCTTCTTCCTTGCCAGGCTTCCTGGACGAGAGGATGCCTCCAGGCCCACAGATTCTTGAGGCCTTTTTTCTCTCAGAGCTTGAGTCTGTGTATCCTCAACCATTTCCGTGACCTTGACAGATTGTCCAGAGCCTGAATCGACCGTCTCTGTCTGGCTGGAACTTTCTTCAGGTGACGTATCGTTCGCTTCAGCATGGCCCAAGACCATCCAACTCTGGTCTTGCCCAGGGCTTTCTGGTGACCTCTTTTCCTCACCCCGACTGAGACACGCAACGGAAGAACTTTCCTCTGATTGGCTATTCCTTTCATTTATTACGGAGGTTGACGGAACTGCATCTTGGGGGCTCTCTGAAAGCCACATTTGCTCTGACCCAAGCTTAGCTCCTTTAAATCCGGTGTCGCGTGCTTTTGTTTCAAGGACATTCTCGTATTCAGAGCTACTCTCTTTATTGGTAACTAGTATGTAGTCCATCTGGAGCGTGCTCTGACCTTCGtagctctcattcacccacatgcCTTTGTTCTTTTCTTGTGCCTTTGGCTCAGGGTCCTCAGCAAGAACCCTTTCCGCTTCTTCTGAGTCCATGGCGATCTGATCAATATCTAAGAGTGGAAAGGAGTAAAGGAAAAGCGTTACTTAAGCATCAGTGTAGACCACAATTTTCCAAGATTCTTCACAAtaaaatatttcaaatgaaaGACTTCGTGCAATGTATTGCTTCGCTAACTCTGTTAGTCACTTCTACGTGCATTgttggggcctgggaatcggtaCATGCAAACATGCAAGGAGTTTTTCTTATGACAGCTTTTCACGGGACCGGATTTCCCAGAGTTAGTATAGCACCATGCATCTCCATAAACTGAACGGAAATTCCACACGTGCACTGCCTTCCTCGGTTCAACAGCCATGCTTTGTTAGTTGGCGAGCATGTCTTACCATCCTGCGGTCCTATGCCTCCACCTGCTGGAGCAGCAGATTTACTGCTTTCCGCTTCGGACCCTTCACAGGAGGACCCCACACTAGATCCCGAATCCAAAGACTGAGCTGCCAGGGCGAGATCTCCCCGAGAGCACACTGCGAACAGCTGGTGAGAGGGTCCCCTCTCTCTCGCCGTGTCTTTCTTGGCAGGCGGTGCAGATAACAgcaactctgccacttcactgTCAGGAGAGTGTTCCACCGCAGCTACCTCGTCCTCTGTTCTTTTTGTCCTGTCAGAAGTGTCCATGAGAGATGACAGATCAAAGGGTGGGGTGTAGAGCACAAGTTGTTGCTCTTTAGAGGGTTCCTCTGGCTGAACATCAGAGCCATAGTGAAAGCGTTCAGGTTTCTTAATCGACTCCTCGTCAACCTGTCGAACAATTTCACCGTATTCCGAATCGCTCTGCGAAGCTTCAGATGGACTGCTGTCCTGTTTAGATGGACGTCCTGCTCCTGAGGTTTCTTGGTCGCTCCCCCAGGTGAATTTATTCGTCACAAACAGGAATTCAGATGGAGTGTCAGGGCCTGAAGCGTTACTGACGTTTAGTTCTTCAACAGCCTCAATCCTGTCAAAACAAATGTCTGGCGTCTCCGGTTGGTCAACTCTCCCTGCAGTCTTCTGAGTAGTTGAGTTTTGTTTGTAGTCAGTTGAGGGGCTTGCATGACTTCTGTCTTGCTGAGGAGAAGTGTTGGCAGCATTTGCGGGAAACAAGTCACCAGTGACCAGCTGTCCATGAGGATAGTCCTCAGCAACAGCAGGTGCGTCTTGGAGGGTGGCAACCATGATGTCTGCATTCCTTGCCCCATTCGAATGAACAGGCAGAGCCCCTGAGCTTTCAGGAGTCACTCTATCTGCTCCTACAGGTTCAAAAGCCAACCTCATTTCTGGGACCATTTCATTTTGGGATTCTACTGAATTCACATCTTTTTCTCTACTTGGTTCAGAAAGTGGTTGGGCTTGGGGAGAGACTTCCCGATCCAGCTTATCGACTATGGCTGGCTCATTGTTCTGGAGAAGTAGAATCTTTTTTCCAAGGTGCATCTCCAGTTCATGATGCCCAAGGATGGAATCAGTGCCTTCTGCTAAATCTGGTTTGGTGAGACCACATTCACCAGCTTCTCCATCAGGCTCCTTCTCAGTGCTGGGAGACTGCTCGGTGTCTTGCTTCAACTCCTGCTCCTGGCACACATCGGGGCTACTGGAGGCCTGGGAATTGCTGTCCTGTTCACAGTTGGTTAACAGATCAGGATTCTCACCCTCTGCTTTCCAACTGCAAGGCTGCTCTACATCAGTCCAGAGATCAGGCACCATAGAGATGCATCTGCTTTCCTGAAAGTTGTTGGGGAGAATATCTGGAACAAATGTGCtccggggagaggcagaaggagtgaGCTCATCCCATCCCGGACTTGGCTTTCTTAACCATTGTGAAGATGGACTGATTGCCACGAAATCCTTTGCTAAAGAAGTGTCTGAGTCTTGGTTTTCACTGGTATCTGATTCTTCTTGCTCCCACAGATGAATTTTCTCGGCCTCTGAACTTGAAGGGTCTGGTACTATTTCTGTATTCTCTTTAGTCTGAGTTAAGTTTGGCTGAGCCAGGTCAGGAGGCGCATTATCTTGATGCTGCTCTCGACGATGGCTTCCTAACAGGTGTTGATCACCGGAAGCCAAAGCAAATTGGTACCCTTTTAAATCCCCTTCTGCCTTACTTTGGCCAAGTGCTCTAGGTTGACCCAGCGGTGTGCTCTTTGAAACCACTTGGCTGTGTTGAATGTCCCAAGATGGTTTGTCATGGTCATACTCCTCGTTATCATACTGGAAAGGTGATCTGTTTTCATCACTAAAGGCATCAATGCACCGTGTTTCTATTGGTTCATGATCACTCTGAATGGGTAGGCCCCATGGATCAAGCTTTTGGTTGACAGAAAGGTCCCTTTTCAAGTCAGAACATTGCCCTGCCACTGGCTTCTCTTTCTGTGCCAGAGGGTTCCACCACTCTGAGTTGTCAGCTGAAAACCCAAGCATTTCTATTTTGGACTTTTGCTTTCGTTTGGCCTTGCTGCTCAGTGTGGTTGGCGGTGGGGTCTTTTCTGTTTCTGAATTAACTGGAgaattcctttcctcttgtcctgaTACAGTTGTCTGTGTGACAGTATCATTCAATGCAGATATATTCCAAATATCGGAATTGATTTGATTTTCAGGTGATGGTCTGGCTTTGACTTCACCCTTGTATGTTTCCCAGTCATCCACACATTTAGAGGATTCTTGAGCTTCATGGTTAGCTGTGGTCAAGTGTGTGTTGCTTTTATCCAATGGATCCCAAATTTTGGAATCATTTTGGGAGTCTTCTTGGGAAGAGGTCATGTTACTCTCTTTTTCCAGTGAGTCTTCACCGTCCAAGCTACCGTCAGTCCCCGAACTCGTTGCATCATGATGGGTGAGCTCAAGCATTTTATGTTCATTTCTTTCTTGGGAAACCAACGGATTTCCTTCCTGAGGGGCACATGACTTTTTGGAACATTCCTCTACTTCAGAACTTGAGAAGGAGAACTGATGGTCGTCACTCTCAGGTGTATCACAAACCTCCACCTTTTCAGGAACTTTGGGACTGAAGCCCTCTTCCGATTCTTCCAGTCTTTTTTTCTCAAAGAGTCCTTCTTCAGAAGTCTCTTCAACATTCCCATCATGAGACACTGATTCTgatctctcatttctccatccaCTCCAGGCATCTTGGTTTTCTTCCTGATGGTCAGTATCAAGCGAATGATCCCAGCTGTGTACATCTGCAGAATGGTCACTTAGGTCAGGGCTCGATGCACTCGAATTTGCATATTCTTTGGCTGAGCCACTCCATACATCATCTCCATCGCGATTACTTCTGACTTGAGAATTGCTTGAAGGGCTATATCTGGGACTTTTAATTTCAAGAACCTCCTTAGCCTCAAGACTAGGGCCAGTGGAGTGTGGGTTACTTCCTATTGATATATTCTTATGTGTGTCTAGAATTTGGGAAACCTCTTCTGGAGGGGTTCGGCGCATATATTCTTCTTCTGCAAATTTATTTTTGGCCTCCTGAACTTCAGAAGATTCATTTTTCTCAAGATTCATTTCAGTTGCCACATGACCTGGTAGAGCTGCATCACTAATGTCTAAACCAGCAGTGTCATTAGAAGACTCTCTTCGATTTGTGACGGGTTCTTCATGTGCATCATTTATCTCCAAATCCTTTCTGGAAGTGTCCATTTCAAAGTCACAAGATCCCAGACTGATGGGAGTTTTGTCAAACAAGCCTTGATGAAGTTCTCCCAAACCTTCTGAGAATTCATTTGCCCGAGGACTAGAGGCAGT carries:
- the PRUNE2 gene encoding protein prune homolog 2 isoform X7, coding for MQAQVDVNVDLVSPDSGLATIRSSRSSKESSVFLSDDSPVAEGAGPHHSLLPGFESYSPIPEGVIAEEQKPQSGNHSDHFDLFNFDPAPIVTVQSQSSSHSADYSPADDFFPNSDSSEGQPPTESKDLDEMHLLGNDMANYSAGLLMTAADGDSPVEFDGEYSQRQESPRDHSEKSPDLTDFEADESPPTERPQSKVGTRIPPTPMNSLVESSPLVDGPPSFFPEDVIQKINEMDPTKSPQTRMRCGSWWGGFEVDSRNAILQNTEAWSSSEQESVFQSPESWKDHKAIPLDRRASDSVFQQKPSRHLEYPKAGPLELQLARQGFNQADTRKQGEEGGELQGPPTEKSHLPKTSPRGTNHLIEDFAGLWQSSQPPAVDPWASPEGNTRPTNTEPFIVWTKFGKEDSNKALKNAWNAHQAEADLPSVRDPEEWAMAKSGFSFSSDTPVDNASGNPSNQASLEAWDRREDCSEDDQLAFVDPQMAPDSVQKNSQLPMERRNVFTDLKPRAKSFEKVSTWDLYEENVKKEVVETLEPWNNSFLSYRCSDFSTSNVGEDLVVSPLDTNYSTSDSYISPTLGGDEKEIEDKHFAKEAVFGLRDASLHPGEPMLSEADERSQALQQSSSRSRISSGSGNLEMWTGLPQNDAHSETVSSDIIPAPNLDDQGVFKPEHLDPKYFLTEDDGGESSQSSYDDPGMMQMYNETNRQLTLLHSGTNTLQVASENLDLWNRVILEDTQSTATISDMDNDLDWDDSNVGMEVVADGKTQAYRNEVSEPETRFSVRQVEPWSVECQEDNQGGWELHSSSATSELGKDVAPSEVKILDETSRQLTSGSIWDAALKDESLPSLSYPNSSCVANLEESKSAPETPDSLGKDRESDSPETPEVLGTEQLEIIIPPALLTNPVGQEMWKRTFEGNTESSASSPENEEHSEHSDTWNDGVYRHSEIDQAEQENTEHINKKNGRECPALDPAPQSSSGSSEREEGDREANSPIAVQNQGTWDELVKSSSPSTASSPRANEFSEGLGELHQGLFDKTPISLGSCDFEMDTSRKDLEINDAHEEPVTNRRESSNDTAGLDISDAALPGHVATEMNLEKNESSEVQEAKNKFAEEEYMRRTPPEEVSQILDTHKNISIGSNPHSTGPSLEAKEVLEIKSPRYSPSSNSQVRSNRDGDDVWSGSAKEYANSSASSPDLSDHSADVHSWDHSLDTDHQEENQDAWSGWRNERSESVSHDGNVEETSEEGLFEKKRLEESEEGFSPKVPEKVEVCDTPESDDHQFSFSSSEVEECSKKSCAPQEGNPLVSQERNEHKMLELTHHDATSSGTDGSLDGEDSLEKESNMTSSQEDSQNDSKIWDPLDKSNTHLTTANHEAQESSKCVDDWETYKGEVKARPSPENQINSDIWNISALNDTVTQTTVSGQEERNSPVNSETEKTPPPTTLSSKAKRKQKSKIEMLGFSADNSEWWNPLAQKEKPVAGQCSDLKRDLSVNQKLDPWGLPIQSDHEPIETRCIDAFSDENRSPFQYDNEEYDHDKPSWDIQHSQVVSKSTPLGQPRALGQSKAEGDLKGYQFALASGDQHLLGSHRREQHQDNAPPDLAQPNLTQTKENTEIVPDPSSSEAEKIHLWEQEESDTSENQDSDTSLAKDFVAISPSSQWLRKPSPGWDELTPSASPRSTFVPDILPNNFQESRCISMVPDLWTDVEQPCSWKAEGENPDLLTNCEQDSNSQASSSPDVCQEQELKQDTEQSPSTEKEPDGEAGECGLTKPDLAEGTDSILGHHELEMHLGKKILLLQNNEPAIVDKLDREVSPQAQPLSEPSREKDVNSVESQNEMVPEMRLAFEPVGADRVTPESSGALPVHSNGARNADIMVATLQDAPAVAEDYPHGQLVTGDLFPANAANTSPQQDRSHASPSTDYKQNSTTQKTAGRVDQPETPDICFDRIEAVEELNVSNASGPDTPSEFLFVTNKFTWGSDQETSGAGRPSKQDSSPSEASQSDSEYGEIVRQVDEESIKKPERFHYGSDVQPEEPSKEQQLVLYTPPFDLSSLMDTSDRTKRTEDEVAAVEHSPDSEVAELLLSAPPAKKDTARERGPSHQLFAVCSRGDLALAAQSLDSGSSVGSSCEGSEAESSKSAAPAGGGIGPQDDIDQIAMDSEEAERVLAEDPEPKAQEKNKGMWVNESYEGQSTLQMDYILVTNKESSSEYENVLETKARDTGFKGAKLGSEQMWLSESPQDAVPSTSVINERNSQSEESSSVACLSRGEEKRSPESPGQDQSWMVLGHAEANDTSPEESSSQTETVDSGSGQSVKVTEMVEDTQTQALREKRPQESVGLEASSRPGSLARKKQPVDGEEAGALSVQVVSQENEWEMLSPQLAVGASAPDKNMEEEVKFLGSDRRKLSPPGPLPEDVGMDIPFEEGALSPNSPDIRPEPPNSLDLNGSHPRKIKLTAPNINLSLDQSEGSLLSDDNLDTPDELDINVDDLDTPDEADSFEYPGHEGQVAVRNAREPQEKESVIPEYTAEEEREDNRLWRTVVIGEQEQRIDMKVIEPYKRVIAHGGDSGYYGDGLNAIIVFAACFLPDSSRADYNYVMENLFLYVISTLELMVAEDYMIVYLNGATPRRKMPGLGWMKKCYQMIDRRLRKNLKSFIIVHPSWFIRTILAVTRPFISSKFSSKIQYVSSLSELSELIPMEYVPIPESIIKLDEELREASEAANLDMKLKEKPN